A part of Limihaloglobus sulfuriphilus genomic DNA contains:
- a CDS encoding nucleotidyltransferase domain-containing protein, which produces MYKLSEKAGQLDPKVLDILPECTRKVRNYDTDAAVILYGSQARGKAGKDSDMDMLILLSHSIPAETLNKLHDDIYETSLANDIVISCIIKPRSSWENLSHRLQIYIIQSRSKGY; this is translated from the coding sequence ATGTACAAATTATCAGAAAAAGCAGGTCAGCTTGACCCCAAGGTACTTGACATTCTCCCAGAATGCACCAGAAAAGTGCGGAATTATGACACTGATGCGGCAGTTATCTTATACGGTTCGCAGGCACGAGGGAAGGCCGGCAAAGATTCTGACATGGATATGCTGATACTTTTAAGTCATTCTATTCCCGCTGAAACTTTAAACAAATTACATGACGATATCTACGAAACCTCTCTGGCTAATGACATTGTCATAAGCTGCATAATAAAACCCCGCTCAAGCTGGGAAAACCTATCTCACAGGCTACAAATCTATATCATTCAGTCCAGATCGAAGGGATATTAG
- a CDS encoding DNA-directed RNA polymerase subunit alpha C-terminal domain-containing protein — MTSSFATEIDIFSGDVPDFEQIDKLISSVNSSELNRERFRKDLEANEDSAKNIAMGLGYFVTGDYAAAQEKLSSAAESAQKHYYLGLIYKKQHRYDNAVKEFNKAMKNNADTNRVDLQKVDILRLEGKFKEAREKLGTCRQLQGTADYYHALGCIQNSEGNYEEALATFQKALEADENHVKSMFDMALLIDLRGDEEEAINLYRKIVEMTPANVNALLNLAVLYEDKGEFQKAGDCVNLVNKLHPNHQRAIMYLRDVESSKVMEVDEEREKLKDRRTQILETPITDFELSVRSRNCLRKMNIFTIGDLMRITEAELLSYKNFGETSLTEIRAMLESKGLRLGMHADGSGEELPEPMELDDEVEYDSDLLSKTVDELELSVRARRAVDRLKIRTLGELVSKTEAELLACKNFGITSLTEIKERLMKFGLNLRRIE; from the coding sequence ATGACATCTTCTTTTGCAACCGAAATTGATATTTTCAGCGGCGATGTGCCGGATTTTGAACAGATTGACAAGCTGATAAGCAGTGTAAACTCAAGCGAGCTGAACAGGGAGCGTTTCAGGAAAGACCTTGAGGCAAACGAAGACTCGGCAAAGAATATTGCCATGGGTCTGGGCTATTTTGTCACTGGCGACTATGCCGCGGCACAGGAAAAGCTCTCATCAGCCGCTGAAAGCGCGCAAAAGCATTACTACCTTGGCCTTATATATAAAAAACAACACCGCTACGATAATGCTGTCAAGGAATTCAACAAGGCGATGAAGAACAACGCCGACACAAACAGGGTTGACCTGCAAAAAGTAGATATCCTGCGTCTTGAAGGCAAATTCAAAGAGGCACGCGAAAAGCTCGGGACCTGCCGCCAGCTGCAGGGCACCGCGGACTACTATCACGCCCTGGGCTGCATCCAGAACTCTGAGGGCAATTACGAAGAAGCCCTGGCAACATTCCAAAAGGCCCTCGAGGCCGACGAAAACCACGTTAAGTCTATGTTTGATATGGCTTTGCTGATAGACCTCCGCGGCGATGAGGAAGAAGCGATAAACCTCTACCGCAAGATAGTCGAAATGACCCCGGCTAACGTGAACGCACTTCTTAACCTCGCGGTACTCTACGAGGACAAGGGCGAGTTCCAGAAAGCCGGCGATTGTGTGAATCTGGTCAACAAACTGCACCCGAACCACCAGCGGGCTATCATGTATCTGCGTGATGTTGAAAGCTCTAAGGTAATGGAGGTTGACGAGGAACGCGAAAAACTCAAAGACCGCCGCACCCAGATACTCGAGACTCCGATCACCGATTTCGAGCTGTCTGTCAGAAGCCGCAACTGCCTGCGTAAGATGAACATATTTACCATCGGCGATTTGATGCGAATCACCGAAGCCGAGCTGCTATCGTATAAGAACTTTGGCGAAACATCACTGACCGAGATCCGTGCGATGCTTGAATCCAAAGGCCTTCGCCTCGGTATGCACGCTGACGGCTCCGGCGAGGAACTGCCCGAGCCGATGGAACTTGATGACGAGGTCGAGTATGACAGCGACCTGCTGAGCAAAACGGTTGACGAGCTTGAACTTTCCGTTCGTGCCCGCCGTGCCGTTGACAGGCTCAAAATCAGAACGCTCGGCGAGCTTGTCAGCAAAACCGAGGCCGAACTGCTGGCATGTAAGAACTTTGGCATTACAAGCCTTACCGAGATAAAGGAAAGGCTGATGAAATTCGGCCTTAACCTTAGAAGAATCGAATAA
- a CDS encoding MarR family transcriptional regulator, whose protein sequence is MKHTHHAIYNEPWTAALIIGIAVIFIILLVWFIYRRRVTSDGLSPKERKELSSEQKQILSMLRQYGEPMLQKQLVDILQYDLEDAVEIIKEMESKGLILRSWNPEQSTYEITLA, encoded by the coding sequence ATGAAACATACGCACCATGCCATTTATAACGAACCCTGGACAGCAGCTCTGATTATTGGAATAGCAGTTATATTTATTATTCTGCTGGTTTGGTTTATTTATCGCAGAAGAGTTACTTCTGACGGTTTAAGCCCAAAAGAACGCAAAGAACTATCGTCTGAACAGAAGCAGATATTGTCAATGCTGCGACAGTACGGTGAACCAATGCTGCAAAAGCAGCTGGTTGATATATTGCAATATGACCTTGAAGATGCCGTCGAAATCATAAAAGAGATGGAATCAAAGGGTTTAATCTTGCGAAGCTGGAATCCTGAACAAAGTACATACGAAATTACTCTCGCCTGA
- a CDS encoding SpoIID/LytB domain-containing protein — protein MRFHHSDFLTNFKRLLPAAFIILLALIFLWHTLLKRKMAVPEDAGVAGQPLVRVLVMTGMTDADFECKSGFRANSLSHPAITVSYPEKHFAPITLREGEIVIGEDNFGTDVELHPICGEGQFPVSSIAGRSYRGSLRLRSDDGSFSVINTLQIESYLAGVISAEMPAHWPLEALRAQTIAARSYCLFIKHRFGSNRRWDVRATQANQVYRGIAAERRRCWQAVETTVGMVLTSPDSRHPDLIFPAYFSSVCGGHTENSRSVFGDSYAPLQGVECPGCVNTAPDKYLNWQGFTISKKEAYQILKKRYPTLERLGSLTRVEVIERSSYAAFERILRIRLHGENGTSDTLRGEDFRLSIDPTGMKLKSCGCRLIDKKDHIVITNGRGFGHGIGLCQYGSLYLARKGLAGEDILYHYYPDSEMIKLY, from the coding sequence ATGCGTTTTCATCACAGCGATTTCCTGACAAATTTTAAACGACTGCTGCCGGCGGCATTTATAATCCTGCTTGCACTTATTTTCCTATGGCATACCCTTTTAAAACGAAAAATGGCTGTGCCCGAAGATGCCGGAGTTGCCGGCCAGCCGCTGGTAAGAGTGCTTGTAATGACCGGCATGACCGATGCAGATTTTGAATGTAAGAGCGGTTTTCGCGCAAATTCACTTTCCCATCCGGCAATAACGGTATCATATCCCGAAAAACATTTCGCCCCGATCACACTACGCGAGGGAGAGATCGTGATCGGAGAGGACAACTTCGGTACGGATGTTGAGCTTCACCCAATCTGCGGCGAAGGCCAATTTCCGGTCTCCTCCATCGCCGGCCGCTCGTACCGCGGAAGTCTGCGTCTGCGAAGTGATGACGGCAGTTTTTCGGTAATCAACACGCTGCAGATTGAGAGCTATCTGGCCGGCGTGATCTCGGCGGAGATGCCTGCACACTGGCCGCTGGAGGCGCTGCGTGCACAGACTATCGCCGCGAGGTCTTATTGTTTGTTTATAAAACACCGCTTCGGCTCTAATCGCCGGTGGGATGTCCGGGCAACACAGGCAAACCAGGTTTACCGCGGCATAGCAGCGGAGAGACGCCGATGCTGGCAGGCGGTGGAAACCACTGTAGGCATGGTTCTTACAAGCCCCGACAGCAGACATCCAGACCTTATATTCCCCGCGTATTTTTCTTCTGTGTGCGGCGGGCATACAGAAAACAGCCGCAGTGTATTCGGCGATTCATACGCTCCGCTGCAAGGCGTTGAATGCCCGGGCTGCGTGAATACCGCTCCCGATAAATACCTCAACTGGCAGGGATTTACAATCTCAAAAAAAGAGGCGTATCAGATACTGAAAAAACGCTACCCCACTCTTGAACGGCTCGGCAGCCTGACGCGTGTTGAGGTCATAGAAAGAAGCTCTTATGCGGCTTTCGAACGGATCCTGCGAATTCGGCTCCACGGCGAAAACGGAACCAGCGACACACTCCGCGGAGAAGACTTTCGGCTGAGCATCGACCCGACCGGCATGAAGCTGAAAAGCTGCGGATGCCGTTTAATCGATAAAAAAGATCATATCGTGATTACAAACGGAAGAGGTTTCGGCCACGGCATCGGCCTTTGTCAGTACGGCTCACTGTATCTGGCAAGAAAAGGTCTCGCCGGCGAGGACATCCTTTACCATTACTACCCCGACTCAGAGATGATTAAGCTCTATTGA
- a CDS encoding ABC transporter ATP-binding protein, whose protein sequence is MNENVNTIEVESLAKSFDGVKAVDGISFSVRPGELFGFLGPNGAGKTTTINMLTGLARADSGSIRIGGMDCSLQHRAAQHLIGVVPDESNLYPELTGFDNLCFCGALYGMPKKKRVEQAGRLLELFGLEKAAGRKFAGYSKGMKRKLTIAAGIIHEPEILFLDEPTTGLDVASARQLRQLISELHKAGTTIFLTTHYIEEAQRLCGRIAFIVSGQIVRIDSVENLLQPLQNRHVVQIVCADTDEKIRIKLAGSFADMNFIFPQSGLIRIEADKQILAGAVVRFLEEQGIEVLEARRIQPSL, encoded by the coding sequence GTGAATGAAAACGTTAATACCATAGAAGTAGAATCTCTGGCGAAAAGTTTTGACGGTGTCAAAGCGGTTGACGGCATTTCGTTTTCCGTGAGGCCCGGCGAGCTGTTCGGATTTCTGGGCCCCAACGGCGCCGGCAAAACCACAACCATCAACATGCTGACAGGGCTTGCCAGAGCGGACAGCGGCAGCATACGCATCGGCGGCATGGACTGCAGCCTGCAGCACAGGGCGGCCCAGCACCTGATAGGAGTGGTGCCGGACGAGAGCAACCTGTATCCGGAATTGACCGGTTTCGATAATCTCTGTTTCTGCGGGGCACTTTATGGAATGCCCAAAAAAAAGCGTGTCGAGCAGGCCGGACGGCTGCTTGAGCTATTCGGCCTGGAAAAGGCCGCCGGCCGCAAATTCGCCGGCTATTCTAAGGGTATGAAACGCAAGCTCACAATTGCGGCGGGGATCATACATGAGCCTGAGATTCTCTTTCTGGACGAGCCCACAACGGGGCTGGACGTGGCAAGCGCCAGACAGTTGCGGCAGCTGATCTCAGAACTGCACAAGGCCGGCACGACCATTTTCCTTACAACTCACTATATTGAAGAGGCGCAGCGGCTGTGCGGCCGCATAGCATTTATCGTTTCAGGACAGATAGTCAGGATAGACTCGGTCGAAAATCTCCTCCAGCCGCTGCAGAACAGGCATGTTGTCCAGATTGTATGCGCTGATACCGATGAGAAAATACGCATTAAGCTGGCCGGCTCTTTTGCGGATATGAATTTTATCTTCCCCCAGAGCGGGCTTATCAGGATAGAGGCTGATAAGCAGATTCTCGCCGGCGCGGTGGTGCGTTTTCTCGAAGAGCAGGGAATCGAGGTGCTCGAGGCCCGGAGAATACAACCCAGCCTCTAA
- a CDS encoding transposase has product MANIPQPSLFCYQNVENLGDLERLDLLLKTLDDEQLMQTLEKRRGNGRDDYPIRASWNSMLAGIVFGHNTIEALRRELSRNGQLRDICGFDPLKEHPVPSSNAYTNLLKSLMEYPAEVAGIFQNLLECLARELPGFGQRIAIDSKVIQSAANSGSENKPDGRRDTDGGWATKTYTDKNGKIIKKTTIFGYKVHLAVDANYELPIARIVTPGNDNDMLEAYNLVDACPSKALEKCEYLSADKGYDCGDFKLWLWKEHDIRAVVDTRNMTQLEHSPVEGLDRIYYNQQGEVFCKCCKGGELNKMCNRGFEKDRDSIKFGCPAHHQGLTCPASGSCPIGKSIRIGLEKDPRIFMALPRDSYKWKDEYKKRTSVERVNSRLDVSFGFETHYIRGLKKMQMRVDLALITMLGTALGYVKTKQPHYIRSLVKSESIKISAA; this is encoded by the coding sequence ATGGCTAATATACCACAACCCAGCTTGTTTTGCTACCAAAATGTTGAAAATCTCGGAGATTTAGAGCGGCTCGACCTGTTACTCAAGACGCTCGACGATGAACAACTAATGCAAACACTCGAAAAACGCCGCGGCAATGGACGTGATGACTACCCGATACGGGCCAGTTGGAACTCAATGCTTGCCGGCATCGTATTTGGGCACAACACCATCGAAGCTCTTCGCCGGGAGCTTTCTCGCAACGGTCAGCTCAGGGATATCTGCGGTTTTGATCCTCTCAAAGAGCACCCGGTACCATCATCAAACGCCTATACCAACCTGCTCAAGTCGCTTATGGAGTATCCGGCAGAAGTAGCCGGTATTTTCCAGAATCTTCTGGAGTGTCTTGCCCGGGAACTGCCCGGCTTTGGTCAGCGTATAGCGATTGACAGCAAAGTCATCCAGAGTGCGGCAAACTCCGGTTCAGAAAATAAGCCTGACGGCAGAAGGGATACTGACGGCGGCTGGGCAACAAAAACTTACACAGATAAAAACGGTAAGATTATCAAAAAAACAACGATATTTGGTTACAAGGTTCATCTGGCAGTGGATGCCAATTATGAACTGCCGATAGCACGTATCGTAACGCCGGGTAATGACAATGATATGTTAGAGGCGTACAATCTGGTTGACGCCTGTCCCTCAAAGGCTCTTGAGAAGTGCGAATATCTCTCGGCAGACAAAGGCTATGATTGCGGCGATTTCAAGCTATGGTTATGGAAGGAGCACGATATACGTGCTGTTGTTGATACTCGCAATATGACGCAGTTGGAACATAGCCCGGTTGAAGGCCTTGACAGGATATATTACAACCAGCAGGGTGAGGTGTTCTGCAAGTGCTGCAAGGGGGGAGAACTCAACAAGATGTGCAACAGGGGTTTTGAGAAGGATAGAGACAGTATCAAGTTCGGTTGCCCGGCACACCATCAAGGGCTGACATGCCCCGCATCAGGGAGTTGTCCAATTGGCAAGAGTATCAGGATCGGGTTGGAAAAAGACCCGCGTATCTTTATGGCTTTGCCGCGGGACAGCTATAAATGGAAAGACGAATACAAAAAACGGACTTCTGTCGAGAGGGTCAACAGTCGGCTCGATGTCTCCTTTGGTTTTGAAACTCACTATATTCGAGGCCTTAAAAAAATGCAGATGCGAGTAGACCTGGCACTGATCACGATGTTAGGCACGGCATTGGGGTACGTGAAAACCAAGCAGCCGCACTACATACGCTCACTGGTTAAATCAGAGTCGATCAAAATATCAGCCGCATAA
- a CDS encoding ArsR/SmtB family transcription factor has translation MDRYQKIAQISKVLGVDTRVKMICLLAGKSLCVGALSHRLGITPAAVSQHLRILKSVGLVVPDKRGYFVHYSLNQNTLEHWRSEINNLLEIQGES, from the coding sequence ATGGATAGATATCAGAAAATAGCCCAGATAAGCAAAGTCCTCGGGGTTGACACCCGTGTGAAGATGATTTGCCTTCTCGCGGGTAAGTCTCTATGTGTTGGGGCTTTGTCACACCGGCTCGGCATTACGCCGGCAGCTGTTTCGCAGCATCTTCGCATACTCAAATCTGTTGGGCTGGTTGTGCCCGATAAGAGGGGGTATTTCGTACATTACAGTCTGAACCAGAATACTCTTGAACACTGGAGATCAGAAATCAATAACCTTTTAGAGATTCAAGGAGAATCATAA
- a CDS encoding DnaJ domain-containing protein translates to MKHDINFMDGINRKIEVRKAARRILDVDENADAEQLKKAYRRAAVKHHPDHNSGSDEANKKFTLIKCAYELLAFDKPCDELLEEVNSWQGVPKDGKYNLDSNWGRFLWWRERFYGSVNSPGEDDDKKKDRPNSCI, encoded by the coding sequence ATGAAACACGATATAAATTTCATGGACGGTATAAACCGCAAGATAGAAGTCCGCAAGGCTGCCCGCCGGATTCTGGATGTTGATGAAAACGCCGATGCCGAACAGCTCAAAAAGGCGTATCGCCGTGCGGCGGTCAAACATCACCCCGACCACAACAGCGGCAGTGATGAGGCTAATAAAAAGTTTACGCTCATAAAGTGCGCCTATGAGCTGCTGGCGTTCGACAAACCCTGTGATGAACTGCTCGAGGAGGTCAACTCCTGGCAGGGCGTTCCAAAGGACGGCAAGTACAATCTTGACAGCAACTGGGGCCGCTTTCTGTGGTGGCGGGAGAGGTTCTACGGATCCGTCAACAGCCCCGGTGAAGATGACGACAAAAAGAAGGACAGGCCCAATTCCTGTATTTAG
- a CDS encoding DsrE family protein — protein sequence MKLGIVITHTDPETVFNTLRLALYSLRQGDSIRIFLSGKGVDIDKIEDPQFDVKGQAQEVLDAGGEFLACGTCLQLRKSGGSQICPISTLKDHYEVVRDSDKLITV from the coding sequence ATGAAACTTGGAATTGTTATTACACACACTGACCCTGAAACCGTTTTTAATACGCTGCGGCTTGCACTTTACAGCCTCAGGCAGGGAGACAGCATTCGGATTTTCCTCTCCGGCAAGGGTGTTGATATCGACAAGATCGAGGACCCGCAGTTTGATGTAAAAGGACAGGCACAGGAAGTCCTGGACGCAGGCGGCGAATTTCTTGCCTGCGGGACGTGTCTGCAGCTGCGCAAGTCCGGCGGCTCGCAGATATGCCCGATATCTACACTCAAAGATCATTATGAGGTGGTTCGTGACTCGGACAAGTTGATTACTGTATAA
- a CDS encoding aldo/keto reductase, producing the protein MIYKKFGNTGYDVSAVGFGGMRFDMKQPLSESAKLIPYAFDRGINFFDTAPGYCDDKSEEIFGLGLEQISAPREDYYLCTKLMPHKGTNIKDVRKSVETSLKRLKTDYIDFFYVWCVRSQKQFDEAMIPGGLYESLQTLKEEGLIRHINISTHLIGNRVSDILAAADFDGVLLGVNILNFPYRWDGVKYAHDKGLGVVAMNPVAGGLIPQNEERFAFLANEGETPTEAALRFIMSCPEITVALNGFTTREHIDTAAGVADNCKPFSKGDLEAIKSHLSENLDGLCTMCGYCRQSCPKGILIPAYMQFFNEYLISDDKDADWKEKFDTCCQWGYLVERGAEASECIKCGKCEEVCTQHLPIIERLETIANW; encoded by the coding sequence ATGATATACAAAAAATTCGGAAATACAGGCTATGACGTCTCGGCAGTGGGTTTTGGCGGCATGAGGTTTGACATGAAACAGCCGCTGAGCGAGAGCGCAAAGCTGATTCCATACGCCTTTGACAGGGGCATAAACTTCTTCGATACCGCACCGGGCTACTGCGATGACAAGAGCGAGGAGATATTCGGCCTGGGACTGGAGCAGATATCTGCGCCGCGGGAGGATTACTACCTCTGCACAAAGCTCATGCCGCACAAAGGCACAAACATCAAAGATGTCCGCAAATCCGTGGAAACCTCGCTTAAGCGGCTAAAAACCGACTATATCGACTTCTTTTACGTCTGGTGCGTCCGGAGCCAGAAGCAGTTCGATGAGGCGATGATCCCCGGCGGGCTCTACGAAAGCCTGCAAACACTGAAAGAAGAAGGACTTATCCGGCACATCAACATTTCTACGCACCTGATCGGCAACCGCGTGAGCGATATTCTCGCCGCGGCGGATTTTGACGGCGTACTGCTGGGCGTAAACATTCTCAACTTCCCCTACCGCTGGGACGGTGTGAAATACGCCCATGACAAGGGGCTTGGAGTGGTAGCGATGAACCCGGTAGCCGGCGGGCTGATACCCCAGAACGAAGAGAGATTCGCGTTTCTGGCAAACGAGGGCGAAACACCTACAGAGGCGGCGCTTAGATTTATTATGAGCTGCCCGGAGATTACGGTTGCGCTCAACGGGTTCACCACAAGAGAGCATATAGACACGGCAGCCGGGGTGGCGGATAACTGCAAACCTTTCTCAAAAGGGGACTTAGAGGCGATAAAGTCTCACCTGTCGGAAAATCTCGACGGGCTCTGCACGATGTGCGGCTACTGCCGGCAGAGCTGCCCGAAGGGTATCCTGATCCCGGCGTACATGCAGTTTTTCAACGAGTACCTCATCTCGGACGATAAAGATGCCGACTGGAAAGAAAAATTCGATACGTGCTGCCAGTGGGGCTACCTCGTGGAACGCGGAGCCGAGGCGTCCGAGTGCATAAAATGCGGCAAATGCGAAGAGGTCTGCACACAGCACCTGCCAATAATCGAAAGACTCGAAACAATCGCGAACTGGTAA
- a CDS encoding aldo/keto reductase → MNRRKFIKSSAMAAAMAGMRADGSQKEETMNNLPSKNPSDRLGELLPTRPLGSTGEMVTIFGAGGSHIGGAPEKDAQAMIEAALEGGCRFFDTAEAYQKGGSERYYGKFLTPKYREDVYIMTKTEAKDAKTAREHLDGSLARMKTDYIDLWQIHAIKSEKDVDERLENGVLEAVLEAREKGKVRHIGFTGHRSWKAHNRMLDKTDLLQTCQMPVNIVDPYNESYIEHILPRLLRRKMGVIAMKTAAYGMLMKRGAVPDKVSLEEMHFFVWSLPVSVLVGGFDNVDQLRQRMHFARTFTGLTAQDREDIVARAEDFAGLETEIYKRW, encoded by the coding sequence ATGAACAGACGTAAATTTATCAAAAGCTCAGCAATGGCGGCCGCTATGGCCGGTATGCGGGCAGATGGTTCTCAAAAGGAGGAAACCATGAATAACCTTCCAAGCAAGAATCCCTCAGACCGTCTGGGCGAGCTGCTGCCGACAAGGCCGCTTGGCAGTACCGGCGAGATGGTAACCATCTTCGGAGCCGGCGGTTCACACATCGGAGGGGCCCCGGAAAAAGATGCACAGGCAATGATCGAGGCGGCGCTCGAAGGCGGCTGCCGCTTTTTTGACACTGCCGAGGCGTACCAGAAAGGCGGCAGTGAGCGGTATTACGGCAAATTCCTCACGCCTAAGTACCGTGAAGATGTATATATTATGACCAAAACCGAGGCCAAAGACGCCAAAACAGCCAGAGAACACCTCGACGGCTCACTGGCTCGAATGAAGACAGATTATATCGACCTGTGGCAGATTCATGCGATCAAGAGTGAAAAAGATGTAGATGAGAGGCTGGAAAATGGTGTTCTGGAAGCTGTCCTCGAGGCTCGGGAAAAGGGCAAAGTCCGGCATATCGGTTTTACAGGTCATCGAAGCTGGAAGGCGCACAACCGTATGCTCGATAAAACAGACCTTCTCCAGACATGCCAGATGCCGGTCAATATCGTCGATCCATACAACGAGAGTTATATAGAGCACATTCTGCCGCGCCTGCTCAGGCGAAAGATGGGCGTGATCGCGATGAAAACCGCCGCCTACGGTATGCTTATGAAACGCGGGGCGGTTCCCGACAAGGTCAGCCTGGAAGAGATGCACTTTTTCGTATGGTCTCTGCCGGTAAGCGTTCTGGTCGGAGGGTTTGACAATGTGGACCAGCTCAGGCAGCGTATGCATTTTGCGCGAACATTTACAGGTCTTACAGCACAGGACCGCGAAGATATCGTGGCAAGGGCAGAGGATTTCGCCGGTCTGGAAACAGAAATTTACAAACGATGGTAA
- a CDS encoding class I SAM-dependent methyltransferase, with protein sequence MKQPFDTLANEYDSWYESPRGGNIFEAELKCLRRLCPDCRGRWLEVGVGTGRFASRMGIGEGLDPSPAMLALAAARGIKTYTGSAEELPFEADSFDGILIAFTLCFIAGSQKALAEAARVLKPGGRLLVGLVPAESPWGKHYQQKKENGHPIYSRADFLTVEKTVEMAEKGGFSLQKSASALFCPPRQAELAADDVRPGISKQAGFAAIMFVKPA encoded by the coding sequence TTGAAACAGCCGTTTGACACTCTGGCGAACGAATACGACAGCTGGTACGAAAGTCCCAGGGGCGGAAACATCTTTGAAGCGGAACTCAAATGCCTGCGCCGGTTATGCCCCGACTGCCGCGGACGCTGGCTGGAGGTTGGTGTTGGCACGGGCCGTTTCGCGAGCCGCATGGGAATCGGTGAAGGGCTCGACCCGTCACCCGCAATGCTGGCGCTGGCGGCGGCGCGGGGCATCAAAACTTACACCGGCTCCGCCGAAGAGCTGCCGTTTGAGGCTGACAGCTTTGACGGTATCCTTATAGCGTTTACGCTTTGTTTTATTGCCGGCAGCCAAAAGGCTCTTGCGGAAGCCGCGAGGGTGCTAAAACCCGGCGGCAGACTGCTTGTAGGTCTTGTACCCGCCGAAAGCCCGTGGGGAAAACACTATCAGCAGAAAAAGGAAAACGGACACCCAATTTACAGCCGCGCTGACTTTTTGACGGTAGAAAAGACAGTGGAGATGGCGGAAAAGGGCGGTTTTTCGCTTCAAAAATCCGCTTCCGCTTTATTTTGTCCGCCCCGGCAAGCCGAATTGGCGGCAGATGATGTAAGGCCCGGCATCTCCAAACAGGCGGGCTTCGCGGCGATTATGTTTGTTAAACCTGCGTGA